The following proteins are encoded in a genomic region of Drosophila miranda strain MSH22 chromosome 4, D.miranda_PacBio2.1, whole genome shotgun sequence:
- the LOC108163885 gene encoding uncharacterized protein LOC108163885: MKKKNRNYVAGRCQGAEGAVLVQPNSCFRRLVVEKRKIPVQSGQCRGRASWKGWGGQPDRGRPPPLGLHTPDPSYNHGRELRFDSHPATPDCPNVPLPVSGKNIRAQLPGPIRARIDGNERVELEGVTALAWTNSPINGECRSVELYRLSQFTDIRAVWTPKAKVRHSRPNLFHNGIASGV, translated from the exons ATGAAGAAGAAGAACAGAAATTACGTTGCTGGTCGTTGTCAAGGTGCCGAGGGGGCGGTGCTGGTGCAGCCGAACAGCTGTTTTCGTCGACTCGTGGtggaaaaaaggaaaattcCTGTGCAGAGTGGACAATGCCGAGGGCGCGCATCCTGGAAGGGGTGGGGTGGACAGCCGGACAGAGGTCGCCCCCCTCCCCTCGGACTCCATACGCCGGATCCGAGCTATAATCATGGCCGGGAGCTCAGATTCGATTCCCACCCAGCTACGCCAGACTGCCCGAATGTGCCGCTGCCGGTGTCCGGAAAAAATATCCGTGCCCAG CTTCCTGGGCCCATTCGGGCCCGCATCGATGGCAATGAGCGTGTGGAGTTGGAAGGAGTCACGGCACTGGCCTGGACCAACAGTCCGATCAACGGAGAGTGTCGTTCCGTGGAGCTGTATCGTCTGTCGCAGTTCACCGACATCCGGGCCGTGTGGACACCGAAAGCAAAAGTGCGGCACAGTCGTCCAAATTTGTTTCACAACGGCATAGCTAGCGGCGTGTGA
- the LOC108163796 gene encoding zinc finger protein weckle, giving the protein MAAAPLSGHEASATDWHLWCRLCAKDDLHGNINVFLKHEHTGGPGDGPASDLALATAIGKYFWVDITRSEELPKMICSDCLTLVTTLVNFSERITRVQKLYCILQTTAKQDHVNLQELRSKFGLLEEEPETLTEVHYVEEKPKLGAQGDLLIEESTFDMKNPLNETVDDKEEELEAATSRSEENEPDSDQEIDEEEEEEQEQEYEEVDENAVLLKLCDAYGITEDNSSRDSHKCPRRTPTKQSKSKEDPDKAHQCTICSRAYARASTLNRHMRQDHDRIYESNLLACQECPKKFRTRYQLERHSQGHLPMPKRKVFPCASCDKMFASNASALQHAQYQHLDERPRPVICEQCGVRVTSISNLKVHVLTHTDHAPFECDVCKKCFKSASRLKHHKETHDPHKYICPECGMQLNSRTTLNRHRLVHTDQMQHKCDYCGREFKRAKALKNHLILHTGLKPYSCDFCDRTFANGSNCRTHKKKSHPEELAAQEAAGGAKTCNRNIPKLEALKAFTKNKDNLSPVATKQSGCFAFGKKPKPQIKEDVSPPAAEPVVAAEAETETESEVKPPTTAIPTIDTIYNHIMIDYH; this is encoded by the exons ATGGCCGCCGCCCCGTTGAGTGGCCACGAGGCCAGTGCCACCGACTGGCATCTGTGGTGCCGCCTCTGTGCCAAGGACGACCTGCACGGGAACATCAATGTGTTCCTGAAGCACGAGCACACGGGCGGTCCAGGAGATGGCCCTGCCAGCGATTTGGCCCTGGCCACAGCCATCGGCAAGTACTTTTGGGTGGAT ATAACGCGTAGCGAGGAGCTGCCAAAGATGATCTGCTCCGACTGCCTCACACTGGTCACAACTTTGGTCAACTTCTCGGAGCGCATAACCCGCGTGCAGAAGCTCTACTGCATTCTACAGACCACTGCCAAGCAGGATCATGTAAATCTGCAGGAGCTTCGTTCGAAGTTTGGGCTGCTGGAGGAGGAACCAGAGACCCTTACAGAAGTCCACTATGTAGAAGAGAAACCCAAGTTGGGGGCCCAGGGTGACCTGCTCATAGAGGAGTCTACATTTGACATGAAAAACCCTCTAAATGAGACGGTAGATGATAAGGAAGAAGAGCTTGAGGCAGCAACAAGTAGAAGCGAGGAGAACGAACCCGATTCGGATCAGGAAAttgacgaggaggaggaggaggagcaggagcaggagtacGAGGAAGTGGATGAAAATGCTGTCCTGCTGAAGCTATGCGATGCATATGGGATAACAGAGGATAATTCCTCACGGGACAGCCACAAATGCCCCCGAAGGACGCCTACAAAACAGAGCAAATCAAAGGAAGACCCCGACAAAGCACATCAGTGTACCATATGCAGTCGAGCATATGCCAGAGCCAGCACCCTTAACCGCCACATGCGGCAGGATCATGACAGGATCTACGAGTCCAATCTGTTGGCGTGCCAGGAGTGCCCGAAGAAATTCCGCACTCGCTACCAGCTGGAACGGCACAGCCAGGGCCATCTGCCGATGCCCAAACGCAAGGTGTTTCCCTGCGCCAGCTGCGACAAGATGTTCGCCAGCAATGCCTCCGCCCTGCAGCATGCCCAGTACCAGCATTTGGATGAACGTCCACGTCCCGTGATCTGTGAGCAGTGCGGAGTGCGAGTCACTTCCATCAGCAACCTCAAGGTGCATGTACTGACGCACACGGACCACGCGCCCTTCGAGTGCGATGTGTGCAAGAAGTGCTTCAAGAGCGCCAGTCGGCTGAAGCATCACAAGGAGACCCACGATCCGCACAAGTACATCTGTCCCGAGTGTGGCATGCAGCTGAATTCGCGCACCACCCTCAATCGCCATCGACTGGTGCACACGGATCAGATGCAGCACAAGTGCGACTACTGCGGCAGGGAGTTTAAGCGGGCCAAGGCCCTCAAAAATCATCTCATACTGCACACAGGACTAAAGCCTTACTCCTGTGATTTTTGCGATCGCACGTTTGCCAATGGGTCGAATTGTCGCACGCACAAGAAGAAGTCACATCCCGAGGAGTTGGCCGCCCAGGAGGCGGCTGGCGGGGCCAAGACATGCAATCGGAATATACCCAAACTAGAGGCGCTCAAAGCTTT CACGAAAAACAAGGATAATTTATCGCCTGTGGCCACCAAGCAGAGCGGTTGCTTTGCCTTTGGCAAGAAGCCCAAGCCGCAGATCAAAGAGGACGTTAGTCCGCCTGCAGCAGAGCCTGTCGTCGCGGCTGAAGCCGAAACCGAAACGGAGTCTGAAGTCAAACCCCCAACAACGGCCATACCCACGATAGATACTATTTACAACCACATTATGATTGATTACCATTaa